One genomic window of Oncorhynchus clarkii lewisi isolate Uvic-CL-2024 chromosome 5, UVic_Ocla_1.0, whole genome shotgun sequence includes the following:
- the LOC139409226 gene encoding MOB kinase activator 3A, with protein sequence MSMALKQVFNKDRTFRPKRKFEPGTQRFELHKKAQASLNAGLDLKQAVALPHGEDLNDWVAVHVVDFFNRINLIYGTISDSCTDQTCPVMSGGPKYEYRWQDEHKYKKPTAVPAPKYMSLLMDWIEVQINNEHIFPTNVGTPFPKTFMQVAKKILSRLFRVFVHVYIHHFDRVSQMGAEAHVNTCYKHFYYFVTEFNLTDHKELEPLKEMTSQMCH encoded by the exons ATGTCCATGGCCCTGAAGCAAGTCTTCAACAAGGACAGGACATTCCGGCCGAAGCGTAAGTTTGAGCCCGGGACACAGCGCTTCGAGCTGCACAAGAAGGCCCAGGCGTCTCTGAATGCAGGCCTGGACCTGAAGCAGGCGGTAGCACTGCCCCATGGAGAGGACCTGAATGACTGGGTAGCCGTGCACGTGGTGGACTTCTTCAACCGCATCAACCTCATCTACGGCACCATCAGCGACTCCTGCACCGACCAGACCTGCCCCGTAATGTCTGGAGGGCCCAAGTACGAGTACCGCTGGCAGGATGAGCACAAGTACAAGAAGCCCACAGCCGTTCCAGCCCCAAAGTACATGAGCCTGCTGATGGACTGGATTGAGGTACAGATCAACAACGAACACATCTTCCCCACCAACGTCG GTACTCCCTTCCCCAAGACCTTCATGCAGGTAGCTAAGAAGATTTTGTCTCGCTTGTTCCGTGTGTTCGTCCACGTCTACATCCACCACTTTGATCGTGTGAGCCAGATGGGTGCAGAGGCCCACGTCAACACCTGTTACAAGCACTTCTACTACTTCGTAACAGAGTTCAACCTCACAGACCATAAGGAGCTTGAGCCACTG AAAGAGATGACATCACAGATGTGCCACTAA
- the LOC139410173 gene encoding tyrosine-protein kinase ZAP-70, translating to MATDPATELPFFYGSISRSEAEEHLKLAGMADGLFLLRQCLRSLGGYVISLIWDLDFHHYSVEKQLNGTYCIAGGKPHCGPAELCEFYSKDSDGLVCNLKKPCLRSPDNPIRAGVFDNLRDNMLREYVRQTWNLEGEAMEQAIISQAPQLEKLIATTAHERMPWYHGKIPRQEGERRLYSRAQPDGKFLVRDREESGTFALSLVYGKTAYHYQILHDKSGKYSMPEGTKFDTVWQLVEYLKMKPDGLVTVLREPCVNRNNAKQTPVVPSGRLSRTNRYTPPPGVPLGGSTEVNTSPPTDRQMLPMDCSEFVNPYHDPNDLKKFFINREQLMIDEVELGSGNFGCVKKGVFKTNKGHTDVAIKVLKSENEKLVKDEMMREAEIMHQLSNPYIVRMLGLCQAECLMLVMEMASAGPLNKFLSTNKDKVTVENIVGLMHQVSMGMKYLEEKNFVHRDLAARNVLLVNQQFAKISDFGLSKALGADDNYYKARTAGKWPLKWYAPECMNFHKFSSKSDVWSFGVTMWEAFSFGGKPYKKMKGPEVISFIASGSRMECPSGCPDKMYALMKDCWTYKHEDRPGFVKVEERMRGFYYSISNKTLPEGTTDAAEPLK from the exons ATGGCGACAGACCCTGCGACAGAACTGCCATTCTTCTACGGCAGCATCAGTCGCTCGGAGGCTGAGGAGCACCTGAAGCTGGCAGGCATGGCAGACGGGCTGTTCTTGCTGCGCCAGTGTCTGCGGAGCCTGGGCGGCTACGTGATCTCCCTGATATGGGACCTGGACTTCCACCACTATTCTGTGGAGAAACAACTCAATGGCACCTACTGTATTGCGGGTGGCAAGCCCCACTGTGGGCCAGCGGAGCTCTGTGAGTTCTACAGTAAGGACTCAGATGGCCTGGTGTGCAACCTGAAGAAGCCCTGTCTGCGCTCACCAGACAACCCCATTAGAGCAGGCGTATTTGATAACCTGAGGGACAACATGCTGAGGGAGTATGTACGACAGACATGGAACCTGGAG gGGGAGGCCATGGAGCAGGCCATCATCAGCCAGGCCCCACAGCTGGAGAAGCTGATCGCCACCACTGCCCATGAGAGGATGCCCTGGTACCACGGCAAGATCCCTCGCCAGGAGGGGGAGAGGCGACTCTATTCCAGGGCACAGCCAGACGGAAAGTTCCT AGTCAGAGACAGGGAAGAGTCCGGCACCTTTGCCCTTTCTTTGGTGTACGGAAAAACGGCCTACCATTACCAGATCCTACATGACAAATCAGGGAAGTACTCCATGCCAGAGGGAACCAAATTTGACACTGTGTGGCAG CTGGTTGAGTATCTTAAGATGAAGCCTGATGGGCTAGTGACAGTTCTGAGGGAACCATGTGTGAACCGCAACAATGCCAAAC AGACTCCGGTTGTGCCCTCAGGG AGGTTGTCCAGAACAAATAGATACACACCGCCACCTGGAG TACCTCTGGGGGGCTCCACGGAAGTCAACACTTCGCCCCCCACAGACCGTCAGATGCTGCCCATGGACTGCAGTGAATTTGTCAACCCTTACCATGACCCCAATGACCTGAAGAAGTTCTTCATCAATAGGGAGCAGCTGATGATTGACGAGGTGGAGCTCGGCTCAGGCAACTTTGGCTGTGTCAAGAAAGGAGTTTTCAAGACAAATAa GGGCCACACGGATGTGGCCATCAAGGTGCTGAAGAGTGAGAATGAGAAGCTGGTGAAAGATGAGATGATGAGGGAGGCGGAGATCATGCACCAACTGAGTAACCCTTACATCGTCCGCATGCTGGGGCTCTGCCAGGCTGAGTGCCTGATGCTGGTGATGGAGATGGCTTCTGCTGGGCCACTCAACAAGTTCCTCTCCACCAATAA gGATAAGGTCACAGTGGAGAACATTGTGGGGCTGATGCACCAGGTGTCTATGGGAATGAAGTACCTGGAGGAGAAGAACTTTGTGCACAGAGACCTGGCAGCTCGCAACGTCCTGCTGGTCAACCAACAGTTCGCCAAGATCAGTGACTTTGGCCTGTCCAAGGCTTTGGGTGCTGATGACAACTATTACAAG GCACGCACTGCAGGAAAATGGCCGCTGAAGTGGTATGCTCCAGAATGCATGAATTTCCACAAATTCTCCAGCAAGAGTGATGTCTGGAGCTTCGGTGTCACCATGTGGGAAGCCTTTTCTTTTGGAGGGAAACCATACAAG AAAATGAAAGGTCCTGAGGTGATCAGTTTCATTGCCAGTGGGAGCCGCATGGAATGTCCATCTGGATGTCCAGATAAAATGTATGCTCTGATGAAGGACTGCTGGACATACAA ACACGAGGACCGGCCAGGCTTTGTGAAGGTGGAGGAGCGCATGCGAGGCTTTTATTACTCTATATCCAACAAAACTCTGCCTGAGGGGACCACAGACGCTGCTGAGCCTCTCAAATAG